From one Phorcysia thermohydrogeniphila genomic stretch:
- the aspS gene encoding aspartate--tRNA ligase, producing the protein MLEHLGDFKRTHYCGEISTADVGKKVRVAGWVDTTRDHGGVVFTDLRDRTGIVQVVFTPDISEELVEKAKKLKHEFVIAVEGTVRRRPPGTENPKLKTGEVEIYAEKLKILNKSLPLPFLIEDDIKVGEDVRLKYRFLDLRRNKMMENIIFRHKLYQTVRRVFNEEGFIEIETPYLTKSTPEGARDFLVPSRIYPGKFYALPQSPQLFKQILMVAGFDKYYQIARCFRDEDLRADRQPEFTQIDFEMSFVSERDVMDVAEKVIRTVYKELLGVEIGEIPVMTYDEAMKRFGTDRPDTRFGLELKEITDVAKTCGFKVFRTVVENGGIVKAINFKGGAKLSRKEIDDLTKFVGIYGAKGLAWIKVTTNGLQSPIVKFFTEGEMNEILKRLEAEVGDILFFVADKPDVVNAALSNLRLKLGRMAGLIDDSKINVLWVVDFPMFEWNEEENRWEALHHPFTSPKEEDVEKLLEDPASVRARAYDMVLNGVEIGGGSIRIHREDIQEKVFKVIGLSDEEAKERFGFLLEALKFGAPPHGGMAFGLDRLCAIMRGEESIRDVIAFPKTQRGQCLLTGAPDTVRPEQLEELHISVEVEEEE; encoded by the coding sequence ATGCTTGAGCATCTTGGAGACTTTAAGAGAACCCACTACTGCGGTGAGATTTCTACTGCGGACGTAGGTAAGAAAGTTAGAGTCGCCGGATGGGTTGACACCACGAGGGATCACGGAGGAGTTGTTTTTACCGACTTAAGGGATAGAACGGGCATAGTTCAGGTTGTCTTTACTCCTGATATAAGCGAGGAGCTTGTTGAGAAGGCGAAAAAGTTAAAACACGAGTTTGTTATAGCTGTTGAAGGAACTGTAAGGAGGAGGCCTCCCGGAACGGAGAACCCAAAGTTAAAGACCGGGGAGGTTGAGATATACGCTGAAAAGCTAAAGATACTCAACAAGTCCCTACCGCTACCGTTTCTCATTGAGGATGATATTAAGGTAGGGGAGGACGTAAGGCTCAAGTACCGCTTCCTTGACCTAAGAAGAAACAAAATGATGGAAAACATTATCTTTCGCCACAAGCTCTACCAGACAGTAAGGAGAGTCTTTAACGAGGAAGGTTTTATAGAGATAGAGACCCCCTACCTTACAAAAAGTACTCCGGAGGGAGCAAGGGACTTTTTAGTTCCGAGCAGAATCTACCCCGGAAAGTTCTACGCCCTTCCACAGTCCCCTCAGCTCTTTAAGCAAATACTCATGGTGGCAGGCTTTGATAAGTACTACCAGATAGCTCGCTGTTTTAGAGATGAGGACCTAAGGGCAGACAGACAGCCCGAGTTTACACAGATAGACTTTGAGATGTCCTTCGTTAGTGAGCGGGACGTTATGGACGTTGCCGAAAAGGTTATTAGGACTGTTTATAAGGAGCTCCTTGGCGTAGAAATTGGCGAGATTCCCGTAATGACCTACGATGAGGCTATGAAACGCTTTGGAACGGACAGGCCTGACACAAGGTTCGGCCTTGAGCTAAAGGAAATTACTGATGTAGCTAAAACTTGCGGTTTTAAAGTCTTTAGGACTGTTGTTGAGAACGGCGGAATAGTTAAGGCTATAAACTTTAAGGGCGGAGCTAAACTCTCAAGGAAAGAGATAGATGATTTAACAAAGTTTGTCGGAATTTACGGTGCTAAAGGTCTTGCTTGGATAAAGGTTACTACAAACGGCCTTCAGTCCCCGATAGTTAAGTTCTTTACAGAAGGGGAGATGAATGAAATCCTAAAGAGGCTTGAGGCAGAAGTTGGAGACATACTCTTCTTCGTTGCTGATAAGCCTGACGTCGTTAACGCAGCCCTCTCTAACTTGCGCTTAAAGCTTGGAAGGATGGCAGGCCTTATAGACGACAGTAAGATTAACGTTCTCTGGGTTGTTGACTTTCCGATGTTTGAGTGGAACGAGGAAGAGAACAGGTGGGAGGCCCTTCACCATCCCTTTACAAGTCCAAAAGAGGAGGACGTTGAAAAGCTCCTTGAAGACCCAGCAAGCGTCAGGGCAAGGGCCTACGATATGGTTCTAAACGGCGTTGAAATTGGCGGCGGTAGTATCCGTATTCACAGGGAGGATATACAGGAGAAAGTATTTAAGGTTATTGGACTCTCTGACGAAGAGGCAAAAGAAAGGTTTGGCTTTCTCCTTGAGGCTCTAAAGTTTGGAGCTCCTCCCCACGGCGGAATGGCCTTTGGCCTTGATAGACTCTGTGCCATAATGAGAGGGGAAGAGTCCATCAGGGACGTTATAGCATTTCCGAAGACACAGAGAGGGCAGTGTCTCCTTACCGGAGCTCCCGATACCGTCAGGCCAGAGCAGCTTGAAGAGCTCCACATCTCTGTTGAAGTTGAGGAAGAGGAGTAA
- a CDS encoding ComEC/Rec2 family competence protein has protein sequence MFFLAFFSLFRPIASPDRVVWISERSENLKLALLENGKRVRLRDDVKIGDIVDGSGHLLTEGNRLYRFLPNLRHSLYRKVEENVDYPISTVVGAVTLGVRYELPYAVKGYFLLSGLYPFLAISGLHVGIVIGALAGLLKLLKVKRPLTKATLSILPLMPLTGLPPSAVRAYLFMLFISLGIENYRKVSPLYLLSVVFLVAVITSGISLSAVLSFSAVAGILLLSSSGGSRITKLLKVSIAPFLFTLPVVLYTFGTVNFLSPINSIIAGFLFSPFLILSFLSEVTLFKLDFLVRALEFAGFYFLKVSQFLFNLTKSFVFYFKVPFWLSGVCMVLMLTLILAGRRNLLLVPPVLLLAYALFTSSTIEGKKIEIEGWRLNSFRFISTEGRVLRNCQIYSSYVLPVTRKFLPENELIDKRAIIHPSKQSER, from the coding sequence TTGTTCTTTCTTGCTTTTTTTTCCCTTTTTAGGCCGATTGCTTCTCCAGATAGAGTTGTCTGGATAAGCGAAAGGAGCGAAAACTTAAAGCTTGCCCTTCTTGAAAACGGGAAAAGAGTAAGATTAAGGGATGACGTCAAAATCGGTGATATTGTTGACGGTAGTGGACACCTTCTTACGGAGGGAAATAGGCTCTATAGATTTCTTCCAAACCTAAGGCATTCACTCTACAGGAAGGTAGAAGAAAACGTTGACTACCCGATTTCTACAGTTGTTGGGGCTGTAACCCTTGGGGTAAGGTACGAGCTCCCCTACGCCGTTAAAGGCTACTTTCTCCTATCAGGGCTTTATCCCTTCTTAGCGATTTCTGGACTTCACGTTGGGATAGTTATCGGAGCTCTCGCAGGACTTCTCAAACTCCTAAAGGTTAAGAGACCTCTGACTAAGGCGACACTCTCTATCCTTCCCCTGATGCCTTTAACGGGTCTTCCCCCTTCTGCTGTAAGGGCTTACCTTTTTATGCTCTTTATTTCGCTGGGTATTGAAAATTACAGGAAAGTTTCGCCTCTTTACCTGCTTAGTGTTGTCTTTTTGGTAGCTGTTATAACCAGTGGAATATCTCTTTCTGCGGTTCTCTCTTTCTCCGCAGTTGCTGGTATTCTTTTGCTATCCTCTTCAGGTGGCAGCAGAATTACGAAATTGCTAAAGGTCTCCATAGCGCCGTTCCTATTTACTCTTCCTGTAGTTCTTTACACTTTTGGAACTGTAAATTTTCTTTCGCCGATAAATTCTATTATTGCCGGTTTCCTCTTTTCTCCCTTCCTAATTCTTTCTTTCTTAAGCGAGGTTACACTCTTTAAGCTGGATTTCTTGGTCAGAGCTCTTGAGTTTGCCGGCTTTTACTTCTTGAAAGTTTCTCAGTTCCTATTTAATTTGACTAAAAGTTTTGTCTTTTACTTTAAAGTACCTTTTTGGCTTTCAGGAGTCTGTATGGTTCTAATGCTCACTCTCATCCTTGCCGGCAGGAGAAATCTCTTGCTTGTTCCGCCGGTGTTACTTCTTGCTTATGCTCTTTTTACTTCTTCTACTATTGAAGGTAAGAAAATAGAGATTGAAGGCTGGAGACTTAACTCCTTCCGCTTTATCTCAACAGAGGGGAGAGTTCTAAGGAATTGCCAAATTTATTCAAGTTACGTTCTACCGGTTACAAGGAAGTTTCTTCCTGAGAATGAACTTATAGACAAAAGGGCTATAATTCACCCGTCAAAACAAAGTGAGAGGTAA
- a CDS encoding fumarate hydratase, protein MREIHVDRVREAVKKLCMEANYFLPEDVLNAFKEGKEKEVSPVGKNVLDILQENARIAAEERIPYCQDTGFAVIFVEIGQDVRFVGGSLEEAINKGVAEGYTEGFLRKSIVSDPLFDRKNTGNNTPAVIHYEIVPGDKVKITVAAKGGGSENMSRLAMLKPADGIEGVKRFVIETVSNAGPNPCPPITVGVGIGGTFEKVAYLAKKALLRPIGHRNPDPRYARLEEELLEEINKLGIGPSGFGGKVTALDVKIEWYPCHIASLPVAVNIQCHASRHKEVEL, encoded by the coding sequence ATGAGGGAAATTCACGTTGACCGTGTAAGGGAAGCCGTCAAAAAGCTCTGTATGGAGGCAAACTACTTTCTCCCTGAAGATGTCCTGAACGCCTTTAAAGAGGGTAAGGAGAAAGAAGTATCTCCTGTCGGTAAAAACGTTCTTGACATACTCCAAGAAAACGCAAGGATAGCGGCAGAGGAGAGAATTCCCTACTGTCAGGATACAGGTTTTGCCGTTATCTTCGTTGAAATCGGGCAGGACGTGAGGTTTGTCGGTGGTAGTCTGGAGGAAGCAATAAATAAGGGAGTTGCAGAAGGGTATACAGAAGGCTTCTTGAGAAAGTCTATCGTCTCCGACCCCCTCTTTGACAGGAAGAATACGGGGAATAACACCCCAGCAGTTATCCACTACGAGATAGTTCCGGGAGATAAGGTAAAAATTACGGTGGCCGCTAAGGGGGGCGGTAGCGAGAATATGAGCCGCCTTGCAATGCTGAAACCTGCCGATGGCATTGAGGGAGTAAAGAGGTTCGTCATAGAGACTGTTAGCAACGCGGGTCCAAACCCCTGTCCGCCAATAACCGTTGGCGTTGGAATAGGTGGAACCTTTGAGAAGGTAGCATACCTTGCTAAAAAAGCCCTCCTTAGACCGATAGGTCACAGAAATCCCGACCCAAGATATGCAAGGCTTGAAGAGGAGCTCCTTGAGGAGATAAATAAGCTTGGAATAGGTCCTTCTGGCTTTGGTGGAAAAGTTACAGCCCTTGACGTTAAAATTGAGTGGTATCCTTGCCATATAGCATCCCTTCCTGTGGCCGTTAATATTCAGTGTCACGCATCTCGCCACAAGGAGGTTGAGCTGTAG
- the mdh gene encoding malate dehydrogenase: MNRKKITIVGAGNIGATLALLLARRETADITLVDIDEGIAKGKALDIMEASPILGFNAHVTGTADYADTANSDVVVITAGFPRKPGMSRDDLLFKNFEIVKSVSEQIKKYSPDAFVIVVTNPLDAMTYTALKVTGFPKERVMGMAGVLDSARFAYFISEKTGISVENIKAFVIGGHGDDMVPLRKYTTISGMPVTNFLSDEELSEIIERTRFGGGEIVQLLKTGSAFYAPAASILEMVIAILWNKRKILSASVYLDGEIGEYYGASGLCVGVPIVLGKEGVEEIIKLDLSDEEWQQWRKSVESVRKLVEKLPL, translated from the coding sequence TTGAACAGAAAAAAAATAACAATAGTCGGTGCAGGAAACATAGGTGCAACCCTTGCTTTACTCCTTGCAAGAAGAGAGACGGCCGACATAACACTTGTAGACATTGATGAGGGTATAGCCAAGGGAAAAGCCCTTGACATTATGGAAGCCTCTCCAATTCTTGGATTTAACGCCCACGTTACCGGAACTGCCGACTATGCCGATACGGCAAATTCCGACGTCGTTGTTATTACTGCCGGTTTCCCCAGAAAGCCGGGAATGAGCAGGGATGACCTTCTTTTTAAGAACTTTGAAATTGTAAAAAGCGTTTCTGAGCAAATTAAAAAGTATTCCCCTGATGCCTTCGTAATTGTTGTAACGAATCCTCTTGACGCTATGACTTACACTGCCTTAAAGGTTACAGGTTTTCCAAAAGAAAGAGTTATGGGAATGGCAGGCGTTCTTGACTCTGCCCGCTTTGCGTACTTTATCTCAGAAAAGACAGGAATATCCGTTGAAAACATAAAGGCCTTTGTTATTGGCGGTCACGGCGACGATATGGTTCCTCTTAGGAAGTACACAACAATTAGCGGTATGCCTGTAACAAACTTCCTCTCCGATGAGGAGCTGAGCGAAATAATTGAAAGGACACGCTTTGGCGGTGGTGAAATTGTTCAGCTCTTAAAGACAGGTAGCGCCTTCTACGCTCCGGCTGCTTCTATCTTGGAGATGGTTATTGCTATTCTTTGGAACAAGAGGAAAATCCTCTCTGCAAGCGTTTACCTTGACGGTGAAATTGGTGAGTACTACGGAGCTTCTGGCCTCTGTGTTGGAGTTCCAATAGTTCTTGGTAAAGAGGGAGTTGAGGAGATTATCAAGCTTGACCTATCAGATGAAGAGTGGCAGCAGTGGAGAAAATCTGTTGAGTCCGTAAGAAAGCTCGTTGAGAAACTACCTCTTTAG
- a CDS encoding 4Fe-4S binding protein produces MLIESIKNLFSKPATLKYPLEPSPTPPNYRGFIVYKKELCIFCTKCEMVCPPGAIRFTYNEDDTKEFHYNPYLCIYCGECIRACPKPGCLTHAQEAAPPATATTIPDWDSLEKKADESKRAWLASKKKKK; encoded by the coding sequence ATGCTAATTGAATCTATAAAAAACCTTTTCTCAAAGCCTGCTACGTTAAAGTATCCTCTTGAACCCTCTCCAACACCTCCAAACTACAGGGGATTTATCGTTTACAAGAAGGAGCTCTGTATCTTCTGTACCAAGTGTGAAATGGTCTGCCCTCCGGGAGCTATAAGGTTTACCTACAACGAGGACGACACTAAGGAGTTCCACTACAATCCTTACCTCTGTATCTACTGCGGTGAGTGTATAAGAGCTTGTCCAAAACCGGGCTGTTTAACCCATGCTCAGGAAGCAGCTCCTCCTGCAACGGCTACTACTATCCCTGACTGGGATTCTCTTGAGAAAAAGGCCGACGAAAGCAAAAGAGCATGGCTTGCTTCTAAGAAGAAGAAAAAATAA
- a CDS encoding nickel-dependent hydrogenase large subunit: MGKKITIPFGSQHVALPEPIRFVFQTENEKIVDVDVDVGYVHRGIEKACMTKFKYMQVGYVVARVCGLCAISHTLAYVTAVERLMGIEVPKRALYLRILVSELDRIHSHLLAMGHLAEVAGYENLFMHTFRDRELVMELQELVTGNRIQFDYACIGGVNRDLTPEVEKELREKLKTLKEKVLWLKDVYENDYSIKYRWKGVGVITKEMAKELNVVGPPARASGLATDVRNEFDYLPFKEVGYRMVVRDEGDVYARNMVRAEETVNSIEMLFNVLDGMPEGDIKVNVKGLPEGESFVRIEAPRGELFYYVRGNKKMVLERLRIRVPTFANIPVMRELFVGMEYADVPAVVISFDPCLSCTAR; this comes from the coding sequence ATGGGGAAGAAGATAACGATACCATTTGGTAGCCAGCACGTTGCCCTGCCTGAACCTATAAGGTTCGTTTTCCAGACTGAGAACGAAAAGATTGTTGATGTTGACGTTGACGTTGGTTACGTCCACAGAGGAATAGAGAAGGCCTGTATGACCAAGTTTAAGTACATGCAGGTTGGCTACGTTGTCGCAAGGGTTTGTGGCCTTTGTGCTATCTCTCACACTTTAGCTTACGTTACAGCCGTTGAAAGGCTCATGGGAATTGAGGTTCCAAAGAGAGCTCTCTACCTGAGAATATTGGTGAGCGAGCTTGACAGGATTCACTCCCACCTGCTTGCAATGGGACACCTTGCTGAGGTTGCCGGTTATGAGAACCTCTTTATGCACACCTTCCGTGACAGGGAGCTCGTTATGGAGCTCCAAGAACTCGTTACCGGTAACAGAATCCAGTTTGACTACGCTTGCATAGGAGGAGTAAATAGGGATCTTACGCCTGAAGTAGAGAAGGAGCTCCGTGAAAAGCTCAAAACACTAAAAGAGAAAGTTCTCTGGCTAAAAGATGTCTATGAAAACGACTACAGTATCAAGTACCGCTGGAAAGGAGTTGGAGTTATAACTAAGGAGATGGCAAAGGAGCTTAACGTAGTAGGACCTCCTGCAAGGGCTTCTGGCCTTGCAACTGACGTCAGGAACGAGTTTGACTATCTGCCTTTCAAGGAAGTTGGCTACCGTATGGTTGTAAGGGATGAAGGAGACGTGTACGCGAGGAACATGGTAAGGGCTGAGGAGACGGTTAACTCCATAGAAATGCTCTTTAACGTCCTTGACGGTATGCCTGAGGGAGACATAAAAGTGAACGTTAAAGGTCTTCCTGAGGGTGAATCTTTCGTTAGAATTGAGGCTCCGAGGGGAGAGCTCTTTTACTACGTGAGGGGTAACAAGAAAATGGTTCTTGAAAGGCTCAGGATAAGAGTTCCAACATTTGCTAACATACCAGTTATGAGGGAGCTCTTTGTCGGGATGGAGTACGCCGACGTTCCGGCTGTTGTGATAAGTTTTGACCCGTGCCTGTCCTGTACGGCGAGGTAA
- a CDS encoding NADH-quinone oxidoreductase subunit C, whose protein sequence is MKVDEVKVPLREVRKAIKEFYNPDEWHFITVNGTDLGGKVELKWFFAKYGEKEVFKVFTAEAGYDDEIPTITYIIPSAWISEWELADLLGLNVEGAKKGLFLEPDSPQAPLRRG, encoded by the coding sequence ATGAAGGTAGATGAGGTAAAAGTTCCTTTAAGGGAAGTAAGAAAGGCAATTAAAGAGTTCTATAACCCAGATGAGTGGCACTTTATAACTGTTAACGGAACGGACCTTGGCGGTAAGGTTGAGCTTAAGTGGTTCTTTGCCAAGTACGGCGAGAAAGAGGTTTTCAAGGTATTTACCGCTGAGGCAGGTTACGACGATGAAATTCCAACAATTACCTACATTATTCCTTCTGCTTGGATTTCCGAGTGGGAACTTGCAGACCTTTTAGGACTTAACGTTGAGGGAGCTAAGAAAGGTCTCTTCCTTGAACCAGATAGCCCTCAAGCACCTTTAAGGAGAGGTTAA
- a CDS encoding NADH-quinone oxidoreductase subunit B family protein, producing MKLNGFRKKSPWILHYNTGSCNGCDVEILACLGPKYDLERFGILNRGNPKQSDILLVTGPVTKRTRDRLIRLYMEMPEPKVVVAIGACACSGGVFRGMYNVGNGVNNFIPVDVYVPGCAARPESIIDGVVKALEILEKKKKDMELPHRCKELKRESSRRKLLAECTRRYHEGR from the coding sequence ATGAAACTGAACGGATTTAGGAAGAAATCACCGTGGATACTTCACTACAACACAGGTAGCTGTAACGGATGTGATGTAGAGATTTTGGCGTGCCTCGGGCCAAAGTACGACCTTGAGAGGTTTGGAATCTTAAATCGTGGAAATCCCAAGCAGTCCGACATTCTCTTAGTGACAGGCCCCGTTACGAAAAGGACGAGGGACAGGCTTATCAGGCTTTACATGGAGATGCCAGAGCCCAAGGTCGTTGTGGCCATTGGTGCTTGTGCCTGTAGCGGAGGGGTTTTCAGAGGTATGTACAACGTAGGTAACGGAGTGAACAACTTCATTCCTGTTGACGTCTACGTTCCCGGCTGTGCAGCAAGGCCGGAGAGCATTATAGACGGCGTTGTTAAAGCCCTTGAGATTCTTGAGAAAAAGAAGAAGGATATGGAGTTGCCACACAGATGCAAGGAACTAAAGAGAGAAAGTAGCCGTAGAAAACTCCTTGCAGAGTGTACGAGGAGGTACCATGAAGGTAGATGA
- a CDS encoding respiratory chain complex I subunit 1 family protein: MSGTLAIILTILAPVIGGLIYGLERVVRARMQNRQGPPLLQPFYDFLKLMDKRSIIVHSFHAFMGIMYLVGTWFSLYVLLSGGDILIAIFFHVLSLAFLVIGGFSVRSPYSVVGAMRELLHMVAYEPVFVMAAAGLYLVTGTFQISEILKSDAVPIFSLPLVFIAFLLTLPAVLKKSPFDIAEAHQEIIGGPEIEYSGKFYEAVYTAKWIEYVYAFFFVFLFAGGNYLLGALLTVFAFFFVNLVDNATARFTFRQMIAFHWYVLVPLVVINLMLLALWRA; the protein is encoded by the coding sequence ATGAGCGGAACGCTGGCAATCATCCTGACCATCTTGGCTCCGGTGATTGGAGGTCTTATCTACGGTCTTGAGAGGGTAGTAAGGGCAAGGATGCAGAACCGTCAGGGGCCTCCTCTGCTACAGCCCTTCTACGACTTCCTTAAGCTTATGGACAAGCGCTCCATTATTGTTCACTCTTTCCACGCCTTTATGGGAATTATGTACTTAGTGGGAACGTGGTTTTCCCTCTACGTTCTCCTCTCAGGTGGTGACATCCTGATAGCTATCTTCTTCCACGTTCTCTCACTTGCCTTCTTGGTAATTGGCGGTTTCAGCGTTCGTTCTCCCTACTCAGTTGTCGGGGCAATGAGGGAGCTCTTACACATGGTTGCTTACGAGCCGGTCTTCGTAATGGCAGCGGCCGGCCTTTACCTCGTAACTGGAACCTTCCAGATTTCAGAGATTCTCAAGTCTGACGCTGTTCCTATTTTCTCACTGCCACTTGTTTTTATAGCTTTTCTCCTTACGCTTCCGGCGGTTCTTAAAAAATCCCCATTTGACATTGCGGAGGCCCATCAGGAGATTATTGGTGGACCGGAGATTGAGTACTCCGGTAAGTTCTACGAGGCCGTTTACACGGCTAAGTGGATTGAGTACGTTTACGCTTTCTTCTTCGTCTTCCTCTTTGCAGGTGGTAACTACCTGCTTGGAGCTCTCCTAACAGTTTTTGCCTTCTTCTTCGTCAACCTCGTAGACAACGCAACTGCAAGGTTCACCTTCCGTCAGATGATAGCTTTCCACTGGTACGTTCTTGTACCTCTCGTTGTAATAAACCTTATGCTACTTGCACTCTGGAGGGCGTAA
- a CDS encoding proton-conducting transporter membrane subunit codes for MEQVIGGLILLPWLMALAVFLIPSHRGRQLVTFLSLPVLTYLACKVWNAELPLFIHTPHWVETAVTVFDYLLLGYFFYQGIKFRSFLVSVLAAAQVFLLTWALMILPESYTAPIYVDRLSAFMYLIVATVGSIICIYATKYMEQENVDRENRFVAILLWFLGVMNFAVSVNNIEWFFALFETTTLASYILIRFRWDDISIRNAIRALWMNQVGGIAILFAILFAVKHHGVYNFTDILAIDKKTLSMIPLGFLAISALVKGAQMPFHRWLLGAMVAPTPVSAILHSATMVKIAPYLILRISPVIKGTLLAKLLITTTGFVFVAAGLLALTQDNFKKILAYSTISLLGLMMLTASMGSPIAVLASLLLILFHAIVKALLFLEAGIMEKLFNAKYVEQMRQLVEKAPITVLFISIGFMSMTIVPFGIFIAKWLTLETASNLLSHGAYIASIILVTVGGVVLTLLYFKVIGVMARKRGEFSHFRLEKLPFIYFFTTTLYVVATMVGSIYIARLSTDFINPVVKDIVGAAAQIKASGLTLYTPFSEIYGWQIIGAIVLLLLVPILAYFIHFRNTDRVYEYTCGENIEMTIGTYDFFCVSKIEPFIETAAVALFIMTLVFGGGLV; via the coding sequence ATGGAGCAGGTAATAGGAGGACTGATTCTCCTGCCGTGGCTCATGGCACTTGCAGTCTTTCTCATTCCTTCCCACAGGGGAAGACAGCTTGTTACATTCCTCTCACTTCCAGTTCTCACCTACCTTGCCTGCAAGGTCTGGAACGCAGAGCTCCCACTTTTCATCCACACACCCCACTGGGTGGAGACGGCAGTAACCGTCTTTGACTACTTACTCTTGGGATACTTCTTCTATCAGGGTATAAAGTTTAGGAGTTTCTTAGTTTCGGTTCTTGCAGCTGCTCAGGTTTTCCTCCTCACTTGGGCTCTCATGATACTCCCTGAGTCATACACGGCTCCAATCTACGTTGACAGGCTATCAGCATTTATGTACCTCATCGTTGCGACTGTAGGCTCAATCATCTGTATCTATGCCACTAAGTACATGGAACAGGAAAACGTTGATAGAGAAAACAGGTTCGTTGCGATACTCCTTTGGTTCTTAGGCGTAATGAACTTTGCAGTTTCTGTAAACAACATTGAGTGGTTCTTTGCCCTCTTTGAAACCACAACTCTTGCCTCCTACATCCTGATTAGGTTCAGGTGGGACGATATCTCTATCAGGAATGCCATTAGAGCTCTCTGGATGAACCAAGTAGGTGGAATCGCAATCCTCTTTGCGATTCTCTTTGCCGTTAAACACCACGGAGTTTACAACTTCACGGACATCTTGGCGATTGATAAGAAAACCCTTTCAATGATACCCCTCGGTTTCCTTGCTATCTCGGCCCTTGTTAAAGGTGCACAGATGCCCTTCCACAGGTGGCTCCTTGGAGCTATGGTGGCTCCGACACCTGTTAGTGCAATCCTTCACTCCGCTACGATGGTTAAGATTGCTCCATACCTAATCTTGAGAATCTCACCCGTAATTAAAGGAACACTGCTTGCAAAGCTCCTCATTACGACAACCGGTTTTGTCTTCGTAGCAGCAGGTCTTTTAGCTCTGACACAGGACAACTTCAAGAAAATCCTCGCTTACTCTACGATTTCTCTCCTTGGGCTTATGATGCTCACTGCCAGCATGGGAAGCCCCATCGCCGTACTTGCATCACTTCTTCTCATACTCTTCCACGCGATTGTTAAAGCTCTCCTATTCCTTGAAGCGGGAATTATGGAGAAGCTCTTTAACGCTAAGTACGTAGAACAGATGAGACAGCTTGTTGAGAAAGCACCAATTACTGTTCTCTTTATATCCATTGGTTTTATGAGTATGACAATAGTGCCTTTTGGAATCTTCATAGCGAAATGGCTTACCTTAGAGACAGCTTCTAACTTACTCTCCCACGGTGCTTATATCGCTTCAATTATTCTCGTTACAGTTGGAGGAGTTGTTCTAACGCTCCTCTACTTTAAGGTTATCGGCGTAATGGCGAGGAAGAGGGGAGAGTTTTCCCACTTCCGCTTAGAGAAGCTCCCCTTCATCTACTTCTTCACAACGACTCTCTACGTTGTGGCTACTATGGTCGGCTCAATTTACATTGCACGTCTTTCAACGGACTTCATTAACCCGGTTGTTAAGGACATAGTTGGTGCTGCTGCGCAGATTAAAGCTTCTGGCCTTACCCTCTACACGCCTTTCTCTGAGATTTACGGCTGGCAAATTATTGGCGCAATCGTTCTCCTGCTACTCGTTCCAATCCTTGCTTACTTCATCCACTTCAGGAATACAGACAGGGTTTACGAGTACACCTGCGGTGAGAACATAGAAATGACCATTGGAACTTACGACTTCTTCTGCGTGTCCAAGATAGAACCGTTTATTGAAACAGCTGCAGTTGCCCTCTTCATCATGACACTCGTTTTTGGTGGAGGTCTGGTATGA
- a CDS encoding cyclic nucleotide-binding domain-containing protein, which produces MVKSSLVEECKLFSSFSPEEKEVLSQVLEDVSFEKGCLLFDEGDPADFFYFLREGRVALFRSDNFGRWNKIAVVYGGTPLGECAFLLGCTHSLKAVAERDVRALKIDRESFLRLKSEEPALAVKLLEAVVAVLSTRLKEEDRRYAEICGFFNTTGGRQWSR; this is translated from the coding sequence ATGGTAAAGAGTTCACTTGTTGAAGAGTGTAAGCTGTTTAGTTCCTTTTCGCCTGAGGAAAAGGAAGTTCTTTCTCAAGTCCTTGAGGATGTTAGTTTTGAGAAAGGCTGTCTCCTCTTTGACGAAGGAGACCCCGCCGATTTCTTTTACTTCTTGAGAGAGGGAAGAGTTGCCCTTTTTAGGAGCGACAACTTTGGCAGGTGGAACAAGATAGCCGTTGTTTACGGGGGAACGCCCCTCGGGGAGTGTGCCTTTCTCCTTGGCTGTACCCATTCCCTTAAGGCCGTAGCGGAAAGGGACGTCAGAGCTCTAAAAATAGACAGGGAAAGTTTTTTACGGCTTAAAAGTGAAGAGCCAGCTTTGGCCGTTAAGCTCCTTGAGGCGGTTGTCGCGGTTCTTTCTACAAGGTTGAAAGAAGAAGACAGACGATACGCCGAAATCTGTGGCTTCTTCAATACAACAGGAGGTAGGCAATGGAGCAGGTAA